In Amycolatopsis methanolica 239, a single genomic region encodes these proteins:
- a CDS encoding SCO6745 family protein, producing MDHAEARDVAFRCHRVLEPLHSFVYFAPEAEQELTAAGLRPGRMGYFASRAAPMGPVGAGVVAATFYNFNPELVARHIPRAWTLASPGRILEARLAAADAGLRRVLGEELITSPRLAEAAELARSAASVLSPEGRPLYAGHAELEWPAEPHLVLWHAATLLREHRGDGHIAALVGHGLSGLAALITYTATGKGFLEPVAKATRGWSDEQWAAGVEELREQGLLDADGRLTPEGTVLRQSIEEQTNASATAPWRHLGAEKAARLHELARELARHAVAHGAFPDGIFATARA from the coding sequence GTGGATCACGCAGAAGCTCGCGACGTCGCGTTCCGGTGCCACCGGGTGCTCGAACCGCTGCACTCGTTCGTCTACTTCGCGCCCGAGGCGGAGCAGGAGCTGACCGCGGCCGGGCTGCGGCCCGGCCGGATGGGCTACTTCGCCAGCCGGGCCGCGCCGATGGGCCCGGTCGGCGCGGGCGTCGTCGCGGCCACCTTCTACAACTTCAATCCGGAGCTGGTCGCCAGGCACATCCCGCGGGCGTGGACCCTCGCGTCGCCGGGGCGGATCCTGGAGGCCCGGCTGGCCGCGGCCGACGCCGGGCTGCGCCGGGTGCTGGGCGAGGAGCTGATCACCTCACCGCGGCTCGCGGAGGCAGCGGAGCTGGCGCGCTCGGCGGCGTCGGTGCTGAGTCCGGAGGGGCGCCCGTTGTACGCGGGGCACGCGGAGCTGGAGTGGCCGGCGGAGCCGCACCTGGTCCTCTGGCACGCGGCGACGCTGCTGCGCGAGCACCGCGGCGACGGGCACATCGCGGCGCTGGTCGGGCACGGGCTGAGCGGGCTGGCCGCGCTGATCACCTACACGGCGACGGGGAAGGGCTTCCTGGAGCCGGTGGCCAAGGCAACACGCGGCTGGTCCGACGAGCAGTGGGCCGCGGGCGTCGAGGAGCTGCGCGAGCAGGGCCTGCTCGACGCCGACGGCCGGCTCACCCCGGAGGGCACGGTGCTGCGGCAGAGCATCGAAGAGCAGACGAACGCCTCCGCGACGGCCCCGTGGCGGCACCTGGGCGCCGAAAAGGCCGCGCGATTGCACGAGCTGGCCCGCGAACTGGCGCGGCACGCCGTGGCCCACGGCGCCTTCCCAGACGGCATCTTCGCGACGGCGCGCGCCTGA
- a CDS encoding SLC13 family permease, with protein MARPRGLPEALVAVPAALVVLAIGLVSPGEALAQVTAMAPTLGFLAAILVLADLADREGVFRWLGARLATTSRGRPRRLLALTFAAAAGTTAVLSLDATVVLLTPVVLATTRTLDLPPKPHVYACAHLANSASTLLPVSNLTNLLAFAASGLTFTGFAALMALPWLVTVAVELAVFGWFFRRDLAGCVEPPAVDRAAPVFALVVIGLTLAGFGAGPLIGLAPGWVAAIAAAVLAVRALVRRETSPRQLVAAANPLLSLFVLGLAIVVQAVSDHLLGGPLRALLPDTASLGGLLLAAFVAAALANLVNNLPATLILLAALGPHPAPGVLLAVLLGVNIGPNATYLGSLATLLWRRVLGRDAPGLGEFTRLGLATVPVSLAAATVALWLVL; from the coding sequence ATGGCGCGCCCCCGCGGGTTGCCGGAGGCGCTCGTCGCCGTGCCCGCCGCGCTCGTCGTGCTCGCCATCGGGCTGGTGTCGCCCGGTGAAGCGCTGGCGCAGGTCACCGCGATGGCCCCGACGCTCGGGTTCCTCGCGGCGATCCTCGTGCTGGCCGACCTCGCCGACCGCGAGGGCGTGTTCCGGTGGCTCGGCGCCCGGCTGGCCACTACCTCCCGCGGCCGTCCGCGACGGTTGCTGGCGTTGACCTTCGCGGCGGCGGCGGGCACGACCGCGGTACTGAGCCTCGACGCGACCGTCGTCCTGCTGACGCCGGTCGTCCTGGCCACCACGCGGACGCTCGACCTGCCGCCCAAGCCGCACGTCTACGCGTGCGCGCACCTGGCCAACTCGGCGTCCACGCTGCTGCCCGTCTCGAACCTGACCAACCTGCTGGCCTTCGCCGCGTCCGGGCTGACCTTCACCGGGTTCGCCGCGCTGATGGCCCTGCCGTGGCTGGTCACCGTCGCCGTCGAGCTGGCGGTCTTCGGGTGGTTCTTCCGGCGAGACCTGGCCGGGTGCGTGGAGCCGCCCGCCGTCGACCGGGCCGCGCCGGTCTTCGCGCTGGTCGTGATCGGGCTGACGCTCGCCGGGTTCGGCGCGGGGCCGCTGATCGGGCTCGCGCCGGGGTGGGTGGCCGCGATCGCCGCCGCCGTCCTGGCCGTGCGGGCGCTCGTGCGGCGCGAGACCAGTCCCCGGCAACTGGTGGCGGCGGCGAACCCGCTGCTCAGCCTGTTCGTGCTCGGGCTGGCGATCGTGGTCCAGGCGGTGTCGGACCACCTGCTCGGCGGCCCGCTGCGGGCGTTGCTGCCGGACACGGCGAGCCTCGGCGGGCTGCTGCTGGCGGCGTTCGTGGCGGCCGCGCTGGCCAACCTGGTGAACAACCTCCCGGCGACGCTGATCCTGCTGGCGGCGCTCGGCCCGCACCCGGCGCCCGGGGTGCTACTCGCCGTGCTGCTGGGCGTGAACATCGGGCCGAACGCCACGTACCTCGGCTCGCTCGCGACGCTCCTGTGGCGCCGCGTGCTCGGCCGGGACGCACCTGGCCTGGGCGAGTTCACGCGGCTCGGCCTGGCGACCGTGCCGGTGAGCCTCGCGGCGGCGACCGTCGCGCTGTGGCTGGTGCTCTAA
- the sfnG gene encoding dimethylsulfone monooxygenase SfnG encodes MPAPLKFAYWVPNVSGGLVTSRIEQRTDWGYDYNRELAVLAENNGFEYALTQVRYTASYGAAYQHESTGFSLALLLATQRLKVIAAVHPGLWHPGVLAKFVASADVLSGGRAAVNVVSGWFKDEFTGLGEPWLEHDERYRRSEEFIRVLKELWTNDAAEFRGDFYRIHDFDIKPKPLSTPDRPHPEVFQGGNSTAARKLAGRVSDWYFSNGKDFDGFSEQVAEVRGYAAEHNHAVRFGLNGFVIARDTEAEARDVLREIVDKADVQAVEGFRSAVQQAGRSTSDKKGMWADSEFADLVQYNDGFRTGLIGTPEQIARRAVEYKRRGADLLLLGFLHYHEDVEYFGREVLPIIRQLEKELDATAATPEPVGSFS; translated from the coding sequence ATGCCCGCACCACTCAAATTCGCCTATTGGGTGCCCAACGTCAGTGGCGGACTGGTCACCAGCCGCATCGAACAACGCACCGACTGGGGTTACGACTACAACCGCGAACTCGCCGTGCTCGCCGAGAACAACGGATTCGAGTACGCCCTCACCCAGGTCCGCTACACCGCCAGCTACGGCGCCGCCTACCAGCACGAGTCCACCGGGTTCAGCCTGGCGCTGCTGCTGGCGACCCAGCGGCTCAAGGTGATCGCGGCCGTCCACCCCGGACTGTGGCACCCCGGCGTGCTGGCGAAGTTCGTGGCCAGTGCGGACGTGCTGTCCGGCGGCCGGGCCGCGGTGAACGTGGTGAGCGGCTGGTTCAAGGACGAGTTCACCGGTCTCGGCGAGCCGTGGCTGGAGCACGACGAGCGCTACCGGCGGTCCGAGGAGTTCATCCGCGTCCTCAAGGAACTGTGGACGAACGACGCGGCCGAGTTCCGCGGCGACTTCTACCGCATCCACGACTTCGACATCAAGCCCAAACCGCTGTCCACACCGGACCGTCCGCACCCGGAGGTGTTCCAGGGCGGCAACTCGACCGCGGCGCGCAAGCTGGCCGGTCGCGTGTCCGACTGGTACTTCAGCAACGGCAAGGACTTCGACGGCTTCAGCGAGCAGGTCGCCGAGGTCCGCGGCTACGCGGCTGAGCACAACCACGCGGTGCGGTTCGGGCTGAACGGGTTCGTCATCGCCAGGGACACCGAGGCCGAGGCGCGTGACGTGCTGCGGGAGATCGTGGACAAGGCCGACGTCCAGGCCGTCGAGGGCTTCCGGTCCGCGGTCCAGCAGGCCGGGCGGTCGACATCGGACAAGAAGGGCATGTGGGCGGATTCCGAATTCGCCGACCTGGTCCAGTACAACGACGGGTTCCGCACCGGTCTCATCGGGACGCCGGAGCAGATCGCGCGCCGGGCGGTGGAGTACAAGCGGCGCGGGGCGGACCTGCTGCTGCTCGGTTTCCTGCACTACCACGAGGACGTCGAGTACTTCGGCCGCGAGGTGCTGCCCATCATCCGCCAGCTCGAAAAGGAGCTCGACGCCACCGCCGCCACCCCCGAGCCCGTAGGGAGCTTCTCGTGA
- a CDS encoding acyl-CoA dehydrogenase family protein — protein sequence MTDWITRAREVAAQLAVDAVERDRANKTPFAEVQLLKDNGLVTLLGPAEHGGGGQTWETAYRVIREIAKADGSIGQLLGYHYLWAWAARLVGTDAQIAAVEELYTKNNFFFGGAVNPRDSDLKITQDGDELVYHGHKSFSTGSKVSDLTVLEGVLEGTDDHIFAIVPSKQPGIAFHDDWDNIGQRLTESGSVTISDVRVPWSDAAGYVDRKFQPLVYNTLNVPTIQLVFTNFYLGIAQGALESALAYTRERTRAWPYGGDDKASATEEWYVLEGYGDLQAKLWAAEALVDRAGAAISPILHAPREDLTPEARGEVAVLIAAAKQRIVDTGLEIGTKIFELTGARASATKYGLDRFWRNLRTHSLHDPLPYKRREVGDYALNGRLPEPTWYT from the coding sequence GTGACCGACTGGATCACCCGCGCCCGCGAGGTCGCCGCCCAGCTGGCGGTCGACGCCGTCGAGCGCGACCGCGCGAACAAGACGCCCTTCGCCGAAGTCCAGCTGCTCAAGGACAACGGCCTGGTCACCCTGCTCGGGCCCGCCGAGCACGGCGGCGGCGGGCAGACCTGGGAGACCGCCTACCGGGTGATCCGGGAGATCGCCAAGGCGGACGGCTCGATCGGCCAGCTGCTCGGCTACCACTACCTGTGGGCGTGGGCGGCGCGCCTGGTCGGCACCGACGCGCAGATCGCCGCGGTCGAGGAGCTGTACACGAAGAACAACTTCTTCTTCGGCGGCGCGGTCAACCCGCGCGACTCGGACCTGAAGATCACGCAGGACGGCGACGAACTCGTGTACCACGGGCACAAGTCGTTCTCCACCGGCAGCAAGGTGTCGGACCTGACCGTGCTGGAGGGCGTGCTGGAGGGGACCGACGATCACATCTTCGCGATCGTGCCGTCGAAGCAGCCGGGAATCGCGTTCCACGACGACTGGGACAACATCGGGCAGCGGCTCACCGAATCGGGCAGCGTGACCATTTCCGACGTGCGCGTGCCGTGGTCGGACGCCGCCGGATACGTGGACCGGAAATTCCAGCCGCTCGTCTACAACACGCTGAACGTGCCGACGATCCAGCTGGTTTTCACCAATTTCTACCTCGGCATCGCGCAAGGCGCGCTGGAGTCGGCGCTGGCCTACACGCGTGAGCGGACCCGCGCCTGGCCCTACGGCGGGGACGACAAGGCCTCCGCCACCGAGGAGTGGTACGTGCTGGAGGGCTACGGCGACCTCCAGGCCAAGCTGTGGGCGGCGGAAGCACTGGTGGACCGGGCTGGGGCGGCGATCTCGCCGATCCTGCACGCGCCGCGGGAGGATCTGACGCCCGAGGCGCGGGGCGAGGTGGCGGTGCTGATCGCCGCGGCCAAGCAGCGCATCGTCGACACCGGGCTGGAGATCGGCACGAAGATCTTCGAGCTGACCGGCGCGCGGGCGAGCGCCACGAAGTACGGGCTGGACCGGTTCTGGCGGAACCTGCGGACGCACTCGCTGCACGACCCGCTGCCGTACAAGCGGCGGGAGGTCGGGGACTACGCGCTGAACGGCCGCCTCCCCGAGCCCACCTGGTACACATAG